In the genome of Primulina tabacum isolate GXHZ01 chromosome 13, ASM2559414v2, whole genome shotgun sequence, the window CTTCTCCCTCTACATCTTCAATGTGAAGAACAAGATGAAGGCGTAGTAGGAATTTTTCATCTTCTCTCCACAACTCTTGGCTAAATTTTATTTCTGATTCAATGGATATTTTTGGTATTCCAATTTATACAGTGAGACTTTTTGCGCTTCACTTTAATATTCTTATTTGTTCAAATATTTGttggtttataatttatttatatgaaagTTATATGTCggttaatctgacaatttaatttgatatataattttttactgTTATCtatgaattcagtgatccgtaattATCATTAATGATCGGTACCTAAGTAGCTATAGATTAAGTATGTTGTGCTATCATAGCATATTTAgtctaaataaataaacaaaactGGATCTATCAATTGCATatatctcggttgttagattttagaattaactgttttcacaaaacggaaatgctatttttaattaatatggaacgctatcgtgcccGTTAGTTATTAATAAGTTTTAACTGGATGTTGGGTTTGGTCAATTAAATCAGGAAAACACAAGGATTTTAGCGGCTATCCTTATAATTTTAAGGGTAATTACTTGTAACtacatgaataaataatatgttaaACTGATAAACAGTGATACAATTGAATACTGAAAACCCTCTCGAATTAGAGTTTGGTAATTTAATTCTCgtttagatttattattttttattgctttataattttagttttaatattttattttgatcttATCCAACAAAACACCCATGTTATGTATTTTTCCTTGAAAGAAATAATCTCCCCTTCCCTTGACTGCCCTGCTCAATATTACACTCATTTTACTTAGACAATAtgaatttaagtttggtggcaACGACAGCACACCATCGATTATCTGTTGCCTTGGAAGAGCCATAACCCTGACGCTAGATCTATCAATAGATTATGGTACgtatttattgttatttatattATCTGATAATTTGACATGAATTTATGGCATGTTGTGATATATGTATTTAATCACatgatttataaatttaattttattaaatctccaTCACAGAAAACAAGGGATGGTCTCAGGCAGTCTTTGGCCCATATGCTCAATAAATTTGTGTTCAgatgcagattcgatcgagatatatgagttgaagagatcgtactatatgctaaccataatttaAGTTTCTTGCAAGGACTACCAGTGATACCTAGGAGAGCATgtgacgatgctactagacgctctaaCCATGAatctgatgggtgcaatcagaattGAGTTAAGACATTCTTGATCAAcgggttgatgaaaagaataaggctaattagggtaagatcgattaagaataaatgttattttgaatcatatgaAGTTCGGAACCCATAGCTAGCTATATCTCTGAACTATTAAGGATAACACAAGTATTGGATTATGTGtttccgttgagatagtcaGATTCAAAGAGTTTAATTTGACGAttgtagtttgatggagatcaaatatATTGCTTATATAGGAGTTTATAAGTTAATTCGATGTAATAAAAGATGTGGAAGTTTTCTTAACAGCTAATTAAGTTAGAAAGTGGAACTCCTTGTTTTAACGAAGGAGTTCACAAAACTGACAGTTGTAAAAAATGGGTCAGTggaaaattttgagttttcattTTTCAATATATGAACGAGATTTGTACCCTCGATACATCGACGTTGTTTGATTATTGATcgaggttataatgagttcacattatttaattaataaatttagaatatgctaattaaataataatattagtaaTGGTGACTACTGAGTGAAAAAAATTCATGAAACATTCTAGAAGAGTCTAGAATAGATTAAttgaacaattaaataaaagttatttaatttaaagcataaataaatgtgtgtgtgtgtgtgtgcttgTGTGTATGTGTATGGATTGATATATAATgtattatcaaaagttgataataatttaattatgaatgatattttcaaaaatagaaaatacatatatgatatattttgaataatGGAATTGCATACCCTGATTCAAGAAGGATTTCTGATTTGATCATAAattaaaacttataaatattacATTAATGGTTATATGAAATAACATAACTTTTACATAACATAACTTTTACACCAAAAACTCTCTTATCTATTTCTCACAAAATTTCGCCCACCTCATATTTTGAGGTAAAAAATTTCAACAACCATCTTTCCACCACGACGCCGCACCGGCCCTGGATTTATGAAATCTCGGCGATCCAATCTCGACACAAATTTTGTTTAGATCTCTAGTGACATCTATACGAGAAATCCAGTCTCCGGTCGTGGACCTGACTAGACGATCGAACAAAGCAAGAGATTCGCTCTAAGAAGGGTTATATCTTATTAAAAACAGAAATAGTTGAGTCGGTGTTATATACGCAATGATAACTAAACATAACATCTTATAAATGTATATTTAAAGCATATGACACCTTTGAAagtcaaaacaaaaattttgaaactttcattgcatcttgggtgcgagaaaacGGTATATCAACAGTTGGAAAAAGCTTTCCATGATTGCAACAAAGAGAAACCTTTCTCGGAGGAGAAAATGTGAGATATCTAGATATTTTATCAGGGAGCAAAGTGGGATGGCCGGATGGGTTAAGCTCGCAGAAACTTTGATCGGACAAATAATATTCGACGAGGTAAAGGCTTTGCTTTTGATGGGATGAATCGATAAGATTTATTCGGAGAATTTGGTTAAGGATGTTATGTTTGAAAGAGTTGTTTCCCACAAAAGTACTAAGTAGATAGAGATTGTGTGAATCAGATGTAGGCATCGATTGTTGTGTTGTAACACCTTAACACAACATACAGcggaataatataatttatcacATAATTAAACTttgattaataaaataaaacataattaataatgCACAAGTTACGCACTTGTATGTTGCCTCAGGGTAAAagattcactagaaaaacttgtcAGTTTACaaaaacaatactagtgaatAAAGAAAAGCTAACTCCCTCAACAAAATAATGGAGCAAAGCGCATCCAAAACACGTCAAACCAAATAACCAAAACTACTAATAAAATGTTTGTGAAGCCGAAATTATGTTTGATGGACAACTCTCTAATCAGCAATGTGAATTAGGTGTTGTGCATGCTTGTCTTCAACAATTCACGACAATACAACAATACGCCTTATCTTGAGCACTTGATCTCTTCGAAGTAAATCATCAACTCTCGTGTTTGCTCTCCTGCGATGTCTATATTCCTCTGTCAATCACAATATttgtatttgattatttataagTTTCTTTTATCATAGAGTTTATCCATTTAATAGAATCATACGAGATATCAGAACAAGATTTTCATTaggaaataaactcttttaaataaatttatcatatcTAGAGTTTATCAAGTATCTCAATAGTCTAGAAAATCAAAACTCTATACTTAATATGCAAATTATtatcaaaaagaaaaatatacttaaggaataaattatattcattTAAACGTTGAATCCTAAGACATTGttggagattttcaagaaattcaagGCCATGAAACTAGAATCTGCTACATGAAATAATGCTAACAAGTGCTCGCACATGAGTTAATGATTTTTAGTCTAACTCCAACATTTGATTTGTACCAGGGACAAATTGTTCCCATTTCTCCTTATCTTTTctggaaaataaaaatacttttaGTAATATTTAAAGATAAGTACTTCAAAAAATAGGGAAATGTTGCAAGAAGTTGTGTCttctttcaaaaaaatatatatatatataaatttcttattttaattataCAATATCGAGTATTGaaatcaacaaaaacaacgAAATTGAATTGTAGTCATCATTTTAATGATTTTCTCTTGAGATCTCTACaatattgttgaacaatgtctaCACAAAGTCATCCTTTTAATGATTTTCTCTTGAGATCTCTACaatattgttgaacaatgtctaCACAAAGATAGTTGATAAAGCACTTCAAATATTCTTTTCTAAAATTATggggttatcctgcttatgtaaagCACACAATAAAAGACAAATTGATATTATatctattttatattattttgtggGATATCTAAagattctgttggatattactttTATGATCccaaataaacaaaaatatttgtttctAATAATGATACGTTCTTCGAGATTGAGTTTATGTTAAATAGAAAATATAAGATGATAGATCTCGAGAAGATTCAAAAAACATCCACACCTTAAATTGTGGAACCCATACACCAATAGCCAGTCAAATAGATACATGCTCTTAGGAGATTTGAAAGGAACTCAAGGTCATCTATGAGGATGAGCatgcttcttgaagaggtcCAAGATGACCTCAatcctggatgtgatccaatgaacttcGAAGAATTATTATCTTATGTTAATTCATCCAAATGGATTGAAAACATGTACTCTGGGATGGACTTAAttattcgaaccaagtatgaTACTTAGTAGATCCATATGAGGGATATAACGAGATGAATTTATAAAAGAAAtattggggcggatgggaaggtggtGACCTTCAAAGTTAGATTGATAGCAAAAAGATAAATTCAAAgaaaatggatgtgaaaacaaaTGTTCCTTAATAGTGAAATTAAAgcagagatttacatgtctcaacttgAAGAATTCAAATCAGTGGAAAGCGAACGTAAGGCATGCAAACTTAAGAGATCGATTTATGGTCTCAAACAGACATCTAGGAGTTTGGACCTCATATTTGATAACActgtcaaagagtttgattttgttaaGAATCCTGAGGATTCACGTGTATACAAAAAAGTTAGTGGgtgtgcagtgacattcctagtgttTTATATTTATGATATACTACTAATTGAAAATTATGTAAGATTGTTGCAATCAACttaagtatggttagcaagtaaattctctcTGAAGGACATGAATAAAGCGTCATATCTATTAGAAATGCAGATATATaaggatagatcaaagaggatgttaGGGCTCACACGagtcacttatatcgatacaATATTAAGAAAATTCTCTATAGAGTAGTTCAAGTGAGGAATTCTACCAATGTATTATGGTGTAACTCTATCTAAGTCTATGTGCTTTAAGAGTGATGAGGAGATTGAAACCATGACACGCATTCCCTATGCGTCTGTCATTGGTTGTATAATGCGTGGTATGATATCTACAATATCTGATATGTCCTTTGCACTGATTGTTACAAGCATGTATTAGACAAACCTCAGTCCATTTCACTGAAAATCCGTGAAGGATACTCCTAAGTATTTGAGGAGGACAAAACATTTGTCCATGGTATATGGgagtggagaattaaaattggaatgcTACACTAATTCTAGCTTTCAATCATATgtgaataattcaaaatcaaactaTGGATTTTTATTCTTGCTCAACGGTGTTGTCTATTGGAAGAGTTCCAAAAAAGACACTGAGTCAGAATACATAGATACATCAGCTAAAACAAATAAAGTTGTTTGGATgagaaatttcgtccaagagttgagcgtcattcctaatggatttGATCTGGTCCCGATGTAATGCGACAACATCGATGCTTTTGCGAAAGAAAAGAAGCCTAGGTCCGATGAGTTATCCAAACATATATTGAGGAAGTTCCATATCATCCGGGAGATTTTGGGAAAATGAGACATATCGGTTGAGAAAGACACGTCTGCAGATaacgttgttgatccactaatgAAGCCCCTGACAGgaccattatttgaaaagtatagtgAAGCAATGTGTTTGGAATCAACGAGTAGTAGGATATAGAGCAAGTGAAAGATTGTTAGAATATGTCCCAGGAAGTCAACTTATTGTTTGAACTTTATTGACtcttgtttaaaaataatcttttattaataatttttttatgtatttatacAAACTGTGGAATTTACTTTGTATGAATatccatgcaagctgcatataTAAAGTTCGTAAATATACTATAATACCATGATGCCCACAAGTCGCGTATATCATGAAATTCATTAGACGTGTACCGCATATTCTAAGCTCGTTCTTAGtcaattcagccgcctaaaataaggttAAAGTccgctcgagctcgagactagcatatgtgatgttaaAATAATGTTTCATTGGTATGGCATGAAAATGTCCAATCATTTGtaggtgatcatatgatgattgtaCTGAACAACTCTCCCTCGTACTTTTCAaatggttatcacttatcgaacATATATGTCTatggttatggttgtacatcattagtcattTGACCCAAGAAAACATGGAGGCTCTTCATATTAGTGTTGTACTTTGATTCGTTTACCGACTCTACAAGCGTCATCAGTggtgaggttgggtgtagtttcgacaTTCTTAGAAgccgatgcattgtagtcggggattgaCAGCTCCCTTATGGGTATGGATATTCTACATgatatgatgagttaatagtgcaagaaaTCACTGGCCAAAGTAAAACATGTGCTTTAAAGGTGCGAGAAATCACTGGCTAGAATAAGACATGTGCTTTAAAGAAATGTGTTTCCCAAGTTACACATATGAATGCACTATGATTATTCAACATACATCACATCTTTATCAAATTCATTTACAACTCTCGATTTACCATTGATTGCAAATTCAAccgagatatatgagttgaaagacagtgatacctagggaatcatgagaCGATGCTAATAGATGGTCTTTCTATGATTAGGCGAATGCAATTAGAACTGAGCTTCTGATGCGGTTCGGTTAGAGTTCTATTGCAGCTTGACTAAGGCGGTTCAATCTTGAACTGGATGAGAACGCCGCCCGAGTTGACTTCATAGATTCCAGCTAGATACCTATAAACATATGCTGATAATAGTTAGAACACGAAACAACTCGATATTGTTTATTATCACCAAAACTTAAGATATTTTCAAACTAAAAGTTTATCAAGGCATTGCAATTATAAAACACatgatttaatcaattataaaaacatgatttaaTTTTATGAATGTTGATACTGTTGGATAGCGAATTATAATGAATGATATCTTGGCCTCGGCTAGTGAATTAAGAGGATAAATGAACGAAGATTAACTTCATTCGTCATCTAATtagtttaaaatatgtttttatttgaaTATAATAAGTTGATAAGAAGATGTCACTTTATTTCACCACATGTCGTTTCCCTATTACacatcaaaataataaaaaatattacttctcTTATTAATGTCACACAAAAACGAAATTACATACttcttttttatattaaattttattttaaatattataaatttgttaATATTTAGATTAAAAATGATAactaattattttcaattgacTAGATTAATATAATCAAATTAATATTAAGTTTAGataatttatttgttattaCATAGAAGTTAATTcgaaaaaattcaataattaaaatacgtaaaggaaatatttatcaaaaattCAATTCATTTAGCATGTTCAGAtatccaaaatttaaaaaataaataaagaatcgAGATTAACTGAgaaatatgtttaaaaatagtaATCAAGTTATCATAATAAGCAATCAAACTATTATCttatgagtaggtcttttgtgagacggtctcacgagtctttatctgtgagacgggtcaactctaccgatattcacaataaaaagtaataatcttagcataaaaagtaatattttttcatggatgactcaaataagatatctgtctcacaaagtacgacctgtgagatcgtctcacacaagtttttgtcttaacTTAAATTATCCCAATCGATTGATAAGATCAAATGAAATTGTTgggtaaaataattttattcatgCTGAATATATATCAATCGAAACATGATTAGTAAGCTGttatacgatttaaaatatatttgagtTGTACTGTTATCACCGGCTCTTTTGATAAAGTGACAAGTGTtcgatcctacaattggtatcaaaaTCAATGTCATGGATTCGATTTTCATTGATTGCAAAAAATACAATTATTAAGAGATAATTGTGTACAATAATTGTCTTTGTTGAATAAAATAATCGAAACCTGATGTTTCAACTATTATAcaattgaaaatatttaaattacacTATTACTAATAAGTGTAGGACCGAGTgattaccgctttaccaaaagctatagctagtagtaatggtgcaaatcaaatattttaaaccgcacagcagatcaagcaccacggttcgattactctaccaagcaaggacaattattgcacccaacaatctccctcccaataatcgcactccttgcaatcatgagaatcgaacccgtgatcttggctctgataccaattgtaggatcgagtgcttaccgctttaccaaaagctatagcctatagctagtagtaatgatgcaactcaaatcttttaaactgcacagcagctcaagcaccacggttcgattgctctaccaaacataaacaattattgtacccaacaaTAAGTATAATTTTTAGTAAAACGAAATTgtcttatataaatttttatgtcTTATTAAAAAATTGTAGGACATAAGCGAtaatatatatactatattattaagtttgatcaattaaaaatacttaatttttGGTGCCAttgtctgttttaataatttatatatatatatatatatatatatatatatatatatatatatatataaagtgctaaaattttattgtaaattatGGTAGCTCAATAGATAAAgtctttatttttgaaatattaagtTGCCGCTTAtattcttatttgaatttttttttatttatttttttattttatatatcaaaatgacaatgttgttttttactattttttataattatattttaattttatttaaatataaattaaataaattataaaaaatattatataaatacaaCGTCGGTgtattagtattttattaataaagaaAGTTAGTTTTGGAATTCTCGAGCCCCGGGCCACGTGGCATTTGGACTTCGAATAAATTATGTCAATTGGATAATTGGAGAAAAcgcccaaaattttttttattaagccCGTGAAAGGGAAAGAATGTTGCATTTTCGAGCTCCAACTATGTAAAAGTTAATCAACAAATCCCAGGTTTCCAGTGACATTCACCGAAACCCATTATTTAATTTAGAGATATGGAAGTTGAAATGAAATTAGACAGGTGGGGTTACGAAGTTAGAACTTGTTCAGATGCTTGTATGTCTGCCATCGATTCATACTATCAACAGGTAAAATGTTAGTGTAGGCTTCTTTTATTTCTTGAGATATGTTTTCATGATGTTTTATTTGTTGTGTGGTTCTTTGATTACTTGAGGGTTATTTTCTTAAGTGTTGTTTGATATATAGTTCTTTAATTTCTTGGAAGATATTTTATGGTTCTTGTTTATTGTTTAGTTCTTTGGTTTCTTGAAAGATGGTTTCTAGATGCTACTCGTGGTGTAGTTCTTGGATTCCTCGAAATTCACTTTTTGAAATGTTATTTATTGTGTTGTTATTTGATTGCTTGATAGATTTCTATGAATGAGTTCTTGAATTGCGGTTTTCTTAGGTGCTTAGTTATGGCAGAAAAAGGTCTGTAATATTGGATGCTCCAAGAAGCGATCCACAATGTGTTCTTGGAAACATTTTGGCTGCTCATTTTCTCTGCTCCGGGGATTCATCTCGCGCTTCGCCGTTCATTGATGCGGCCAAGTCTTGTCTCGTATATATTTTGTTGATTCAATATTATTAATGGGTTCGGTTTTAGGGTCTTATAATTCAGCATCTCCTTCTTTCTGGTGCCTATTCTTTCTTTTATCTTCTTGACAATGGATGGATTTTTTGAATTTGGACAGAAGCATGCTAGTTCGTATGAGAAGGCCGTGTTTGATGTTGTGCTGTATTTCATTTCTCCTAATAGAGATGATGATCTAGCTGTGGAGTTGCATTCCAAGGTTACTACTGAATATTGATTACTCTGGGTTAGTTGTCTCACGCCGGTTGGATAAAAATCCTAATTGTATATATGGATTTGGACAATCCTCCACTTTTGAACTTTTTTGGGTTGAGTTAGGTTCAAGTCATGTGTTAGTTGTGCCAAATCGGTTGGATAAAAATCACTGGGAGTTACATATATGGACTTGGACATTTCTCCCCTTGAGCTaatttttggggttgagttaggtccaagtccCAATTTTGACACTCTGTTTCCTTTTCTTGATCTAGTTTATAtcttgtttttcttttgttgagatttttttcaatttattattaGTATGGTGGGAACATTATTGAAGTTTTCATACTCCTATGGATggtgaaattcaaaattttaaatatcttgCATGTACTCTGTGATCATGATTTAAGGTTCTTTCTATTGGCTTTGTTACAGCTCTTACAAGATTTTCCTAGAGATCTTGTATCACTTAAGAGAGCTCAAATTCTATGTTTTTATATGGGCCAACCGGATCTATCTCTGAAACTTGTAGAACAGGTACTTACTGAAGTTGTGGTTGAACAAATCTCGTGTGTGACTTCTTTGCAAGTTATGATTTCGTCATGGCTTTTACATTTCCGTGACAGTATTTCAAAGATTATCTTCTTGTGTATAATGACAACTGTTTCAGAAACAGATAAATAAGAGATGAAAATCGAACCTCCTAGATTTGAAAAATATGTTCTTGGAACAGGTCCTGCCAATTAACGGGaatgaaaattatatatatagcaTGCTTGCCTTTCCTTTATTAGAGCTTGGCAGAATGGAAGATGCAGAGAAAGCTGGAAAGAAGGGATATGAGATCAACAAGGATGACCCTTGGTCACAACATGCCGTAAGTTTGCCTGGATTCATATTCTTTTATTCAGTTTATAGCACTAAATTTAGAATGCATCATCACTTATCCTcgttttaactttttttttttttaaaaaaaagaaagccTTTTAGTATAGAATGATTTTTTCATTTTAACATGAGATTCCAATTTTCTTTGGATACATTATTTAATCATGGTCATTGAAAATTCTTTTGGCTTTCCTAATGCACCAGTTTTCATACTTTGTGGCTCAACTTGAAGCGTTATTAGCTTTTGTATGTGGAGTGTGACATTCGTGCATTGATAAATTTTACTGGTGGCAAGAAGTAAATAATTGCTTGATTGTCCAATAAAAGCTTTGTACTTTGATGGACTCTTACATGATCGTGGTATTTTCTTTATGCAGCTTTGCCATGTTTACCAGTTTGATTGTCGCTTCAAGGAAGCGGTGGAATTCATGGAGGACTGTGCAAGATCATGGAGTTCTTTATCGTCTTTTATGTTTGTAGATATTCACAAAAAACGGCATTGTTACTTTCTATTTATTCCATTCagattttaaagatgcattttTATTAGGTTGACACACAACTGGTGGCATGTTGCTCTATGCTATTTAGAAGGCAAGGCTCCTATGACTAAAATACGAGATGTTTATGATCATTGTATCTTGAAAGAACTGGAAAGAAGTGATGCCGTGGCTGCTGAGGTATACATCATGCTTTTCTTTTATCGCAGTTTATTTTTTCgtcgtttagaatatacaattgTGTTCGATTCTTGCAGGTCTACTTAAACGCTGTTGGCCTGTTACTGCGTGTATATGTCCGTGGTGAGCTTCATGCATTTGGTGACCGCCTAAGGGTTTTAGCCAATAATCTAACAAATCAAGTGAGTAACCAGTTGCCATTATCTTCTTGTCTCTCGTTTTCTCTCTTTCATTTGAAAAACTGTACAAATTAGTTAGTTTTTCATTGGGGGAAAAAATACAAGGCATCAATGGAAGAGAAGGGTGAAACAAAAGAGGCTTGTCCCCTGCACT includes:
- the LOC142522678 gene encoding uncharacterized protein LOC142522678 isoform X2 is translated as MEVEMKLDRWGYEVRTCSDACMSAIDSYYQQVLSYGRKRSVILDAPRSDPQCVLGNILAAHFLCSGDSSRASPFIDAAKSCLKHASSYEKAVFDVVLYFISPNRDDDLAVELHSKLLQDFPRDLVSLKRAQILCFYMGQPDLSLKLVEQVLPINGNENYIYSMLAFPLLELGRMEDAEKAGKKGYEINKDDPWSQHALCHVYQFDCRFKEAVEFMEDCARSWSSLSSFMLTHNWWHVALCYLEGKAPMTKIRDVYDHCILKELERSDAVAAEVYLNAVGLLLRVYVRGELHAFGDRLRVLANNLTNQAFWFLDWHFDILALWALSFTGEFTKAEDLLKGLNSRISVMSEKKRQLMLRGLSNVSLSMGRETMSRHGNPLDMNSML
- the LOC142522678 gene encoding uncharacterized protein LOC142522678 isoform X1, which produces MEVEMKLDRWGYEVRTCSDACMSAIDSYYQQVLSYGRKRSVILDAPRSDPQCVLGNILAAHFLCSGDSSRASPFIDAAKSCLKHASSYEKAVFDVVLYFISPNRDDDLAVELHSKLLQDFPRDLVSLKRAQILCFYMGQPDLSLKLVEQVLPINGNENYIYSMLAFPLLELGRMEDAEKAGKKGYEINKDDPWSQHALCHVYQFDCRFKEAVEFMEDCARSWSSLSSFMLTHNWWHVALCYLEGKAPMTKIRDVYDHCILKELERSDAVAAEVYLNAVGLLLRVYVRGELHAFGDRLRVLANNLTNQAFWFLDWHFDILALWALSFTGEFTKAEDLLKGLNSRISVMSEKKRQLMLRGLSLAECLFKYGKGDYEQARESLGHEFDAVNFKIIGASDEQLEVFTEVYISLLLNTGEPTKAIQAIEKQLKRREGAPFLWCLLEKAFLMLGKGEEAEGCGKKARELEAAYFT